One Fusobacterium sp. genomic window, TGCTATTACCCCACCAATAAAATTAATAAAAAAATTATTTAATTTTAAATCTTTTATAAACTCATCTGCACATGCAAGGATAAAAGTAGAGATAAAAGCTACAATACTGTCTCTTATCTCTCCCTTAAAAAGTATAGCAAATGCACTGCCAACCAATACATTTCCTAATACTTTTTTTTTAAAATCCATCCTATTTTCAGCTTCTATTTCCATTATTTTTTCTTTTATTTCTGATATTTTATACTCATTAAGATTTCGAGCTATATGATTCAACCTGTCTACTTTATCTAAATTCAAAGTTCTTGAGTCTATTCTATCAACTTTTGAATATCTCTTTCCATCTGAAGAATCTATTGAAGTAATTATAGTATTTAAAGTGGCAAAGCTATTTGCCTTTATCCCATAGTATTCACAGGTTCTTCTTATAGTTTCTTCTGTTCTATAAGTTTCTCCGCCATTTTGTAGTATCAATCTTCCCATATAACATGCCACAAAAAGAACAGTATTTTCTTCTATCTTTTCTTTTGAAATACTATTTTTCTTATTCATAGATTATCTTACAACCTTTTCCAATATCTCTATTTCTTTTACTGTTGTATTTATTTTTGTCTTTGCTCCCAGAGGAAGAGTTATCATAGGTTCACTATGTCCAGATTCAAAATTATAAACTACAGGTATTTTTAAGTCCGAAAGATAATCTTTAAATACTTCCATCAAAGACATATCATTTTCAGAATCTGCTGGACAGTTTCTAAAGTCACCAAGTATGATTCCATTAATTTTTTCAAAAACCTTAAATTTTTTCAACTGATTCAGCATTCTATCTATTTTATATGTCTTTTCTCCTATTTCCTCTAAGAAAAGT contains:
- a CDS encoding threonine/serine exporter family protein — its product is MNKKNSISKEKIEENTVLFVACYMGRLILQNGGETYRTEETIRRTCEYYGIKANSFATLNTIITSIDSSDGKRYSKVDRIDSRTLNLDKVDRLNHIARNLNEYKISEIKEKIMEIEAENRMDFKKKVLGNVLVGSAFAILFKGEIRDSIVAFISTFILACADEFIKDLKLNNFFINFIGGVIAAIISLTFFKFNFIDDISISIISALMLLVPGISFTNSIRDIIAGDFVSGISRGVEAVTTGIALASGSGMILSIFL